One region of Salvelinus sp. IW2-2015 linkage group LG1, ASM291031v2, whole genome shotgun sequence genomic DNA includes:
- the LOC111954200 gene encoding mesothelin-like protein has translation MLLDNAKSCLGISEVSLSKNHVEVLGNMVCTMDGSYIQNSDPFILEKLKNCKDFTDAQVIAMETLLLSGTTQYGKTTTWNQQTLEDLETLPLYLTQNFWSLFTTEVKGKFLKSFMPQLRKQETEKRKLKTLFKQINSISRSKRGAGCITGNITQSVIADTSFPFGYDMTQFDLCLDTSVLKDNLAAVTKQVDDNNFQKIVLVKLNQAYPSGIVDEQLKVLGSVSRVATLDDITKWSITKIDTLSALMAFGDGPWETAKSKAIITTYLNTSGNSLGSSELNAIGANLCSLDVSVLKTITPSSLKNANSLDVTSCSTEQKRAVYNISKSSFSSQRISNPTYYQLISPYLGGAPIEDIRSLAAQNVNMDITTFKGLESTVLPSLTVSEVKGLLGANVDDLKTFENDTVVHAWLIAQPQSDLDMLRLGLTGGKEASTVVVPTAVVPVNTTNTTTTPAHNAVTAKPLPVTTIQNGVGDGGAHPGKDLGALSLCLALVTVILQMM, from the exons ATGCTACTGGACAATGCAAAAAGCTGCTTG GGAATTAGCGAAGTGAGTCTTAGCAAAAACCATGTGGAGGTGCTGGGAAACATGGTGTGCACTATGGACGGCTCCTACATCCAAAACTCTGACCCCTTCATTCTGGAGAAACTGAAGAACTGCAAGGACTTCACCGACGCTCAAGTCATTGCCATGGAGACGCTTCTACTTTCAGGGACAACACAGTATGG AAAAACGACTACATGGAATCAACAAACGTTGGAAGACCTTGAAACCCTGCCACTGTATCTGACCCAAAACTTCTGGAGCCTGTTCACAACA GAGGTGAAAGGGAAGTTCCTCAAGTCCTTTATGCCCCAGCTGAGGAAGCAGGAAACAGAGAAGAGGAAGCTGAAGACATTGTTCAAGCAGATCAACTCAATCAGCAGATCCAAGAGAGGAGCAG GATGCATCACTGGCAACATCACCCAGTCAGTCATCGCAGACACCTCGTTCCCCTTTGGCTATGACATGACCCAGTTTGACCTCTGTCTGGACACCAGCGTTCTGAAAGACAATCTGGCCGCTGTCACTAAACAAGTCGACGATAACAACTTCCAGAAGATCGTTTTAGTCAAACTAAACCAG GCTTATCCATCTGGAATTGTTGACGAGCAGCTTAAGGTGCTGGGCTCTGTGTCGCGTGTGGCCACTCTTGATGACATCACAAAGTGGAGCATCACCAAAATCGACACACTGTCAGCACTGATGGCCTTTGGTGATGGTCCATGGGAAACAGCGAAG AGTAAGGCAATCATCACAACATACTTGAACACGTCAGGTAACTCCTTGGGGAGCTCTGAGTTAAATGCCATTGGTGCTAATCTGTGTTCTTTGGACGTGAGCGTACTGAAGACCATCACGCCAAGCAGTCTGAA AAATGCCAATTCCCTGGATGTGACCTCTTGCTCCACTGAACAGAAGAGGGCTGTATACAACATCAGCAAGAGTTCTTTTAGCTCACAGCGTATCTCTAATCCAACATATTACCAACTCATCAGCCCCTACctag GTGGTGCTCCCATTGAAGACATAAGGAGCCTTGCAGCTCAGAATGTGAACATGGACATAACCACATTCAAAGGTCTTGAGAGCACTGTACTTCCT aGTCTGACCGTGAGCGAGGTGAAAGGACTTCTGGGTGCTAACGTGGATGATCTGAAGACATTTGAGAATGACACGGTTGTTCATGCGTGGTTAATCGCGCAGCCTCAATCTGATCTGGACATGTTGCGGCTGGGTCTGACTGGAGGTAAAGAAGCTTCCACTGTGGTGGTGCCAACAGCGGTGGTCCCCgtcaacaccaccaacaccaccaccacgccAGCACACAACGCTGTCACAGCCAAGCCACTACCAGTCACCACAATTCAGA ATGGTGTAGGTGATGGAGGAGCACATCCTGGGAAAGACCTGggagccctctctctctgtctggcactGGTCACTGTCATCCTGCAGATGATGTGA